One Gemmatimonadota bacterium DNA window includes the following coding sequences:
- a CDS encoding Gfo/Idh/MocA family oxidoreductase, whose protein sequence is MALRVGIVGVGGIAHCHGRAAREAPEAELAAICDVSEEAMGRFGGTFGVTRRYTDLERMLREEEIDILSVCTWGDSHADIAVRAARTGRVRAILCEKPISSTAAECEAMIEAAREHGVLLAEAFKFRHHPCHLRAKELIEAGEIGRVKLIRNTFTAAVDPGNLRPDYNWRFNKTKRGGATYDLGCYCIHHARFITGSEPERVHARGHYGQRSQVPEDVTAQLEFPGEISAQCVFSFRFYGSQEFEVYGTDGYMRMDMAWNNEDHPVALVIRKNDGEERTIRFAPVFQFTDQLRHLCDCLITERPHRIPPENSLGNMRVIDAVHASIDAGQPVVLDPG, encoded by the coding sequence ATGGCCCTCAGGGTAGGCATCGTCGGCGTGGGCGGCATCGCGCACTGTCACGGCAGGGCGGCACGTGAAGCGCCCGAAGCGGAACTCGCCGCGATCTGCGACGTCTCGGAGGAGGCGATGGGCCGTTTTGGCGGGACCTTCGGGGTCACCCGCCGCTACACGGACCTGGAGCGCATGCTGCGGGAAGAGGAAATCGACATCCTATCCGTCTGCACCTGGGGCGATTCACACGCCGACATCGCCGTACGGGCCGCGCGGACAGGCCGGGTCAGGGCGATACTCTGCGAAAAACCCATTAGTTCGACGGCAGCCGAGTGCGAAGCCATGATCGAAGCCGCGCGGGAGCACGGCGTCCTGCTCGCCGAGGCCTTCAAGTTCCGCCACCACCCGTGCCATCTCAGGGCGAAGGAGCTCATCGAAGCCGGTGAGATCGGTCGGGTCAAATTGATCCGCAATACCTTTACCGCGGCGGTGGATCCAGGTAATCTGAGACCGGACTACAACTGGCGGTTCAACAAGACCAAGCGCGGCGGCGCCACCTACGACCTGGGCTGCTACTGCATACACCACGCCCGGTTCATCACGGGCAGCGAACCGGAACGGGTCCATGCACGCGGCCATTACGGACAGCGATCGCAGGTGCCCGAGGACGTCACCGCGCAGCTTGAATTCCCGGGAGAGATCAGCGCGCAATGCGTCTTTTCGTTCCGGTTCTACGGATCCCAGGAATTCGAGGTGTACGGTACGGACGGCTACATGCGGATGGACATGGCTTGGAACAACGAAGACCACCCGGTCGCGCTGGTAATCAGAAAAAACGACGGGGAGGAAAGAACCATCAGATTCGCCCCGGTCTTTCAATTCACCGACCAGTTGCGGCACCTTTGCGACTGTCTCATAACGGAACGGCCTCACCGGATTCCACCGGAGAACAGCCTGGGCAACATGCGCGTCATCGACGCCGTTCACGCGTCCATTGACGCGGGACAGCCCGTGGTTTTGGATCCCGGCTAG
- a CDS encoding CRTAC1 family protein, producing the protein MTFPSVHPLDNLSLQAMSPVSSSTIRTPATALFIILIIAPFFLDRWLSPETGVRTTDVHETDAANPGRYGFLLTDATATAGIDFIHEKPELDPKLDPIMPHISALGASVSVVDFDNDGWQDLYVTSSRKGTSNALYRNQGDGSFAEIAGEAGLADVNGDGGVSMGSVWGDFDNDGFEDVFIYMWGRQRLYRNQGDGTFEDVTVVAGLDRWMNANSAVWTDVDRDGLIDLYVGGYFSEVHDLWQVTTTRIMQESFEYANNGGHNYLYLNRGDGRFEDVTEAYGADCTRWTMSVAAADLNGDGWPDLYLANDYGPEVLFLNIEGKRYEQPAGTSLEETSKSGMNVAFGDLYNDGRADVYVTNISKRGYLFQGNNLRRNLIAENGRMINIAEGEIADAGWGWGAQFGDLNNDGFVDLFVTNGFVSADPEEDYWYEMSRVAMGNNNIFQDVKNWAPMGDQSLSGFERSRLYLNDGTGRFYDVAESVGVNDRYDGRGVALADLFNRGVLDVVVANQDGPLVLYRNEVEQGNAWIAFELKGTRSNASAIGAEVRVFWDGRQQLQVVTAGASFAAQSQRRRHFGLGDATEIERVEIRWPGGKVQTLERPEINRLHTVTEPEG; encoded by the coding sequence GTGACATTCCCGTCTGTCCACCCGCTGGACAACTTGTCCCTTCAGGCCATGTCACCAGTCTCCTCCAGTACGATTCGGACACCGGCTACCGCGCTGTTCATCATTCTGATCATTGCTCCCTTCTTCCTCGACCGATGGCTGTCGCCCGAGACCGGCGTGCGCACGACAGACGTACACGAGACGGACGCGGCAAACCCGGGACGGTACGGGTTCCTGTTGACCGATGCAACGGCGACAGCCGGCATAGACTTCATTCATGAAAAGCCGGAACTCGATCCGAAGCTCGATCCGATCATGCCCCATATCTCGGCCCTCGGGGCATCCGTCTCGGTCGTGGATTTCGACAACGACGGGTGGCAGGACCTATACGTGACCAGCAGCCGTAAAGGGACGTCGAACGCCTTGTACCGGAACCAGGGAGACGGCAGCTTCGCGGAGATCGCCGGGGAGGCCGGCCTGGCCGATGTGAACGGGGACGGGGGCGTGTCCATGGGCTCGGTGTGGGGGGATTTCGACAACGACGGATTCGAGGACGTCTTCATCTACATGTGGGGCCGGCAGCGCCTGTACCGGAACCAGGGCGACGGTACTTTTGAGGACGTGACCGTTGTGGCCGGGCTTGACCGGTGGATGAACGCCAACAGCGCGGTGTGGACGGACGTCGACCGGGACGGCCTGATCGATCTCTACGTGGGCGGTTATTTCTCGGAAGTCCATGACCTGTGGCAGGTTACAACCACGCGTATCATGCAGGAAAGTTTCGAATACGCCAACAACGGCGGGCACAATTACCTCTACCTGAACCGGGGAGACGGCCGTTTCGAGGACGTGACGGAAGCCTACGGGGCGGACTGCACGCGGTGGACCATGTCCGTCGCCGCGGCGGACCTGAACGGCGACGGATGGCCCGATCTGTACCTGGCCAACGATTACGGTCCCGAGGTGCTCTTCCTCAATATCGAAGGGAAGCGTTACGAGCAGCCCGCCGGGACCTCGCTGGAAGAGACCTCCAAGAGCGGCATGAACGTGGCCTTCGGCGACCTGTACAATGACGGGCGCGCGGACGTCTACGTGACGAATATCTCGAAGCGCGGCTACCTGTTCCAGGGGAACAACCTCCGCCGCAACCTGATCGCGGAGAACGGCCGGATGATCAACATCGCGGAGGGCGAGATCGCCGACGCGGGCTGGGGCTGGGGCGCGCAGTTCGGGGACCTGAACAACGACGGTTTCGTGGACCTGTTCGTCACCAACGGCTTCGTTTCGGCCGATCCGGAGGAGGACTACTGGTACGAGATGTCGCGGGTCGCCATGGGCAACAACAACATCTTTCAGGACGTGAAGAACTGGGCGCCCATGGGCGATCAGAGCCTTTCGGGATTCGAGCGGTCCAGACTGTACCTGAACGACGGCACCGGGCGCTTCTACGACGTGGCGGAATCCGTCGGCGTGAATGACCGGTACGACGGCAGGGGGGTCGCCCTGGCCGACCTGTTCAACCGGGGCGTGCTCGACGTGGTGGTGGCTAACCAGGACGGTCCCCTGGTCCTGTACAGGAACGAGGTCGAGCAAGGGAACGCGTGGATTGCCTTCGAACTGAAGGGCACCCGTAGCAATGCGAGCGCCATCGGCGCGGAGGTCCGGGTATTTTGGGACGGCCGGCAACAGCTCCAGGTCGTGACGGCGGGCGCGAGTTTCGCCGCCCAGAGCCAGCGCAGACGGCACTTCGGCCTGGGGGACGCCACGGAGATCGAACGAGTCGAAATACGCTGGCCGGGCGGGAAGGTGCAGACGCTGGAGCGTCCCGAAATCAACCGGTTGCACACCGTGACTGAACCGGAGGGATGA
- a CDS encoding transporter substrate-binding domain-containing protein: protein MRTFHMRAIPSLLLLAFLSALSVHVHGQTSLLDRIQERSEIRIGTTGDYKPFTYLNPETGTYEGMDIDAAHLLGEALGVSVKFVPTTWSNLSGDTMNDRFDLAMGGITRTLKRQKDLALTDPYATIGKSPLIRKADRERFKSLQDIDRPGVRIGANYGGTNEAYVRANIVQATIVMFENNLDVQPAVAAGDVDVMFTDNVEAVIYARQNPLLFALDPDDPLTREDLGYMTVRGDQPFINFLNLWLYQMEQKGMLDALRSKWIGEY from the coding sequence ATGAGGACTTTCCATATGCGCGCCATCCCATCCCTTCTTCTGCTTGCGTTCCTGAGTGCCCTTTCGGTGCACGTCCACGGCCAGACCTCTCTGCTGGACCGGATCCAGGAACGGAGCGAGATCCGGATCGGGACGACCGGCGACTACAAGCCTTTCACCTATCTGAATCCGGAGACCGGTACCTACGAGGGCATGGACATCGACGCGGCCCATCTCCTCGGCGAAGCCCTCGGCGTCAGCGTCAAGTTCGTGCCCACGACCTGGAGCAACCTGTCCGGGGACACCATGAACGACCGGTTCGACCTGGCCATGGGCGGCATAACCCGGACGCTGAAGCGGCAGAAGGACCTGGCCTTGACCGACCCCTATGCCACCATCGGAAAGTCGCCGCTCATCCGAAAAGCCGACCGCGAGCGTTTCAAGAGTCTGCAGGACATCGACCGTCCCGGCGTCCGGATCGGCGCCAACTACGGCGGCACCAACGAAGCCTACGTTCGCGCCAATATCGTGCAGGCCACGATTGTCATGTTCGAGAACAACCTGGACGTTCAACCGGCCGTGGCGGCGGGTGACGTAGACGTCATGTTCACGGACAACGTGGAAGCGGTGATCTACGCAAGACAGAATCCCCTGCTTTTCGCCCTCGACCCGGACGATCCGCTGACCCGCGAGGACCTTGGCTACATGACCGTCCGCGGCGACCAACCCTTCATCAACTTCCTGAACCTGTGGCTGTACCAGATGGAACAGAAGGGAATGCTGGATGCGCTGAGGAGCAAATGGATCGGGGAGTACTGA
- a CDS encoding CTP synthase, translating into MSGVGKGVFSASLGHLLKHYGFTVSQIKIDGYLNQDAGTINPYRHGEVFVLEDGTECDMDLGTYERFLDDNLNRNNYITSGRVYRIILDKERRGEYLGRDVQVVPHVTGEIKNLIRTKAHEGPYDILVVEIGGTVGDIENIHFIEAAREMLYDEGRDNVMSVHVTQVPYNASAGELKTKPTQHSVKALLQLGIQPDIVVCRSAIPLNKSVRQKISLFCNIAEDRVVSSPDTDSIYRVPALLDRQETVQIVADKLNVNLPQRTDQRPEMFDIYLKYLSGSHPEIRIAITGKYTALHDSYVSILNALDHSKVAVGAEITTEWIDTTDFSNDQALDEGMLDGISGIIVPGGFGERGAEGKIRFIQYARENGLPFLGLCYGFQLAVVEFARNECGMLEAAHTEFDAETETPVIYLLPDQRKLTGMGATMRLGGHEVKVKAGTEAHRCYGSEAAVERFRHRYEFNNQYRELIEHKGMVFSGMTPDEEIMQILEIPTHPFFVGTQFHPELTSRPYRPHPLFRGLVQAALTYTESAENRQVAMEAGQAE; encoded by the coding sequence ATGTCCGGCGTGGGCAAAGGCGTCTTCAGCGCCTCCCTCGGACACCTGCTCAAGCATTACGGATTCACGGTCTCCCAGATCAAGATCGACGGCTACCTGAACCAGGACGCCGGCACCATCAACCCCTACCGCCACGGAGAAGTGTTCGTGCTCGAGGACGGCACCGAATGCGACATGGACCTGGGCACCTACGAACGCTTCCTCGACGATAACCTGAACCGGAACAACTACATCACGTCGGGCCGGGTGTACCGCATCATTCTCGACAAGGAACGGAGGGGCGAGTATCTCGGCCGGGACGTGCAGGTCGTCCCCCACGTGACCGGCGAGATCAAGAACCTGATCCGGACAAAGGCCCACGAGGGCCCCTACGACATCCTGGTCGTCGAGATCGGCGGCACGGTCGGGGACATCGAGAACATCCATTTCATCGAAGCCGCCCGCGAGATGCTCTACGACGAGGGACGGGACAACGTCATGTCGGTCCACGTCACGCAGGTGCCCTACAATGCGTCCGCCGGGGAATTGAAGACCAAGCCCACGCAGCACAGCGTCAAGGCGCTGCTGCAACTGGGCATCCAGCCCGATATCGTGGTGTGCCGCTCGGCCATACCCCTGAACAAGAGCGTCCGCCAGAAGATCAGCCTCTTCTGCAACATCGCCGAGGACCGCGTGGTCAGCAGCCCGGATACGGATTCCATCTATCGGGTGCCGGCCCTGCTCGACCGCCAGGAGACGGTGCAGATCGTCGCCGACAAGCTCAACGTCAACCTCCCGCAGCGTACCGACCAGCGTCCCGAGATGTTCGACATCTACCTGAAGTACCTGTCCGGTAGCCACCCTGAAATACGTATCGCCATCACCGGCAAGTACACGGCACTGCACGATTCCTACGTGAGCATCCTGAACGCCCTGGACCACAGCAAGGTCGCCGTGGGCGCTGAGATCACCACCGAGTGGATAGACACGACCGACTTCTCGAATGATCAGGCGCTGGACGAGGGCATGCTGGACGGGATTTCCGGAATCATCGTGCCCGGCGGCTTCGGCGAGCGGGGCGCCGAGGGCAAGATCCGGTTCATACAGTACGCCAGGGAGAACGGGTTGCCGTTCCTGGGCCTATGCTACGGCTTCCAGCTGGCCGTGGTGGAGTTCGCACGTAACGAGTGCGGCATGCTGGAAGCCGCCCACACGGAATTCGACGCGGAGACTGAAACGCCGGTCATCTACCTGTTGCCCGACCAGCGGAAACTGACCGGCATGGGGGCCACGATGCGGCTCGGAGGACATGAAGTGAAAGTGAAGGCCGGCACGGAAGCCCACCGCTGCTACGGATCTGAAGCGGCCGTCGAACGGTTCCGCCACCGGTACGAGTTCAACAACCAGTACAGGGAACTCATCGAGCACAAGGGCATGGTATTCTCCGGCATGACGCCCGACGAGGAGATCATGCAGATCCTGGAAATCCCCACGCACCCCTTCTTCGTAGGCACCCAGTTCCACCCCGAGTTGACCAGCCGTCCTTACAGACCCCACCCCTTGTTCAGAGGCCTGGTCCAGGCCGCATTGACATACACGGAATCAGCGGAAAACCGGCAGGTGGCCATGGAGGCCGGGCAAGCGGAATAG
- the rpsT gene encoding 30S ribosomal protein S20, which produces MPTLVSSKKRLRQESVRQRRNATVKSALRTAIKRLRENSDAEAAPGLLGQAYSKLDKAVKRGVMHRRTAARIKSRLTKQAN; this is translated from the coding sequence TTGCCGACCCTCGTTTCATCCAAGAAGCGTTTGCGCCAGGAAAGCGTGCGTCAGCGGCGTAACGCCACGGTCAAGTCCGCCCTCCGGACTGCCATCAAGCGCCTGCGCGAGAATTCGGACGCCGAAGCGGCGCCCGGACTCCTCGGCCAGGCCTATTCCAAGCTGGACAAAGCCGTCAAGCGCGGCGTGATGCACCGGCGGACCGCCGCCCGCATCAAATCCAGGCTGACGAAACAGGCCAACTGA
- the uvrC gene encoding excinuclease ABC subunit UvrC, translating into MAVEQTEIEKKLKSLPGKPGVYLMKDARSRIIYVGKTRALRQRIRSYFQKTRLTAPKAVALASRIRDFDYVATESEVDALLLEDHLIKEHKPKYNVMLRDDKSFPFIMVTNEAFPRVVVTRNVRQDGARYFGPYTNVKAMRRTIDLVRKVFPLRTCPSAKAWPSMDRPCLDYYIDRCPGPCKGHIGEEGYGEIIEQVCQFLTGRTKDLLNQLKERMARASEQLQFELAGRVRDQIVAIEKTTIRQRAFSSREVDRDIIGLARNGTDVCGAVLQVREGKLLGKEHFFLTAPEESTEPETLGAFLTQYYLAAQLWPDEILLSGEPDGMDTFREWMARQRGSKVEIAVPRRGDKAAMVRLAVQNAELQLNTHALKRAEARVRRSMPASVGSLQEILGLEVPPRRVETFDISNIQGSDPVASMVCFVDGRPRKSDYRKFKVRDVIGPNDFAMMQEVVGRRYRRLIDENKPLPDLVLIDGGKGQLSSVRQVLNELGLVDLPVIGLAKRLEEVFRPGQSEPILVPRSSPALKMLMQARDEAHRFAVTFHRQQRGRRMIRSELDNIPGVGPKRKQQLILALGSVENIRKCSEEELRTVQGVGKDAARKVYRYFHPEAS; encoded by the coding sequence ATGGCTGTCGAACAGACGGAAATCGAAAAGAAGCTCAAATCCCTCCCCGGCAAACCGGGCGTGTACCTGATGAAAGACGCCCGGTCGCGCATCATCTACGTGGGCAAGACCCGCGCGCTGCGGCAACGGATCCGCTCGTATTTCCAGAAGACCCGTCTCACCGCGCCCAAGGCCGTCGCCCTGGCCAGCCGGATTCGTGACTTCGACTACGTGGCCACCGAATCGGAGGTCGACGCGCTGCTCCTCGAAGACCATCTCATCAAGGAACACAAGCCGAAGTACAACGTGATGCTGCGCGACGACAAGTCCTTTCCTTTCATCATGGTGACCAACGAGGCCTTTCCGCGGGTCGTCGTTACGCGCAACGTCCGGCAGGACGGGGCCCGGTACTTCGGCCCCTACACCAACGTGAAGGCCATGCGAAGGACGATCGACCTGGTCCGCAAGGTCTTCCCGTTGCGCACCTGTCCCAGCGCGAAGGCGTGGCCGTCCATGGACCGGCCCTGCCTCGACTACTACATCGACCGCTGTCCCGGACCGTGCAAGGGGCACATCGGCGAAGAGGGGTACGGCGAAATCATCGAGCAGGTGTGCCAGTTTCTCACCGGCAGGACGAAGGACCTGCTGAATCAGCTGAAGGAACGGATGGCGCGGGCGTCGGAGCAACTGCAGTTCGAACTGGCGGGACGGGTTCGGGACCAGATCGTCGCCATCGAGAAGACGACGATCCGCCAACGGGCTTTTTCGAGCAGGGAAGTAGACCGGGACATCATCGGGCTCGCCAGGAACGGGACCGACGTGTGCGGGGCGGTCCTGCAGGTCCGGGAGGGCAAGCTGCTGGGCAAGGAGCATTTCTTCCTGACGGCGCCGGAGGAGTCGACGGAACCGGAGACGCTGGGCGCCTTCCTGACCCAGTACTACCTCGCCGCGCAGCTCTGGCCCGACGAGATCCTGCTGAGCGGGGAACCGGACGGCATGGATACGTTCCGGGAATGGATGGCCCGGCAGCGTGGATCCAAGGTCGAAATCGCCGTGCCCCGCCGGGGCGACAAGGCCGCCATGGTCCGGCTTGCCGTGCAGAACGCCGAACTGCAGCTGAACACCCACGCGCTGAAACGGGCCGAAGCCAGGGTTCGCCGCAGCATGCCCGCCTCGGTGGGATCCCTGCAGGAAATCCTCGGACTCGAAGTGCCGCCCAGACGCGTCGAGACCTTCGACATCTCCAACATTCAGGGTTCGGACCCGGTGGCCTCCATGGTCTGTTTCGTGGACGGCCGCCCCCGCAAGTCGGACTACCGGAAGTTCAAGGTCAGGGACGTGATCGGCCCCAACGACTTCGCCATGATGCAGGAAGTGGTCGGCCGGCGGTACCGGCGGCTGATCGACGAGAACAAGCCCCTTCCGGACCTCGTGCTCATCGACGGCGGAAAGGGACAGCTCTCCAGCGTTCGGCAGGTCCTGAACGAACTGGGCCTGGTCGACCTGCCCGTCATCGGCCTGGCGAAGCGCCTGGAGGAAGTCTTCCGGCCGGGCCAGTCCGAACCGATCCTCGTTCCCCGGTCGTCCCCGGCCTTGAAGATGCTCATGCAGGCCCGGGACGAGGCCCACCGTTTCGCCGTGACATTTCACCGGCAACAGCGGGGAAGACGCATGATCCGGTCGGAACTGGACAACATACCCGGGGTGGGTCCGAAGCGGAAACAGCAGTTGATCCTGGCGCTCGGCTCCGTGGAGAACATCCGGAAGTGCTCCGAAGAGGAACTGAGGACGGTCCAGGGCGTGGGCAAAGACGCGGCGCGAAAGGTGTACCGGTATTTCCATCCGGAAGCATCCTGA
- a CDS encoding carboxymuconolactone decarboxylase family protein codes for MGKVLRSYELLEERMKDIYFDFYRETYREGTALDNKTKELIAIAASLSAGCQNCLEGHLKKAMKYGAEGAEIREAVAIAVGVAAATIVDRSDLANFEMNFNELLKKAAKAEKAGSKT; via the coding sequence GTGGGTAAGGTTCTCAGGTCATACGAGTTGCTGGAAGAACGGATGAAAGACATCTACTTCGATTTCTACCGGGAGACCTACCGGGAGGGCACGGCGCTCGACAACAAGACCAAGGAACTGATCGCCATAGCCGCGTCGCTGAGCGCCGGATGCCAGAACTGCCTGGAAGGCCATCTCAAGAAGGCCATGAAATACGGCGCCGAAGGTGCGGAGATCCGGGAAGCCGTGGCCATTGCCGTGGGCGTAGCGGCCGCCACGATCGTGGACCGCAGCGACCTGGCGAATTTCGAAATGAATTTCAACGAACTGCTCAAGAAAGCGGCCAAGGCCGAGAAGGCAGGCAGCAAGACCTGA
- a CDS encoding TlpA family protein disulfide reductase — protein sequence MRSIFKTFLCAMFAAAFVLSNVQAQTAEQGQEPLTDDEQKIVAYIMKQVSESKAGKPNFGPETAMAVYNELGIQVTPDMVPRVRAAVVAELKAIEARLMLKEGSAAPDFNLPVLGGGEASLSALKGKVVVVNFWATWCPPCLVEMPMLNGLYETYREQGVEVLGLSLDEEGLPITKPFVDKLSVSYPIVEADRKTYQAYGNVLTIPHTFVIDREGTVTKRFVNNQTKDAFEAAIKAALAKK from the coding sequence GTGAGAAGCATTTTTAAAACATTTTTGTGCGCAATGTTCGCCGCGGCCTTCGTCCTTTCCAACGTACAGGCGCAGACCGCGGAGCAGGGCCAGGAGCCCCTGACCGACGACGAGCAGAAGATCGTCGCCTACATCATGAAGCAGGTCTCCGAATCCAAGGCCGGCAAGCCGAACTTCGGTCCGGAAACGGCCATGGCCGTATATAATGAGCTCGGGATCCAGGTCACCCCGGACATGGTTCCCCGCGTCCGGGCGGCCGTCGTGGCCGAGTTGAAGGCCATCGAGGCCCGGCTCATGCTGAAGGAAGGCAGCGCCGCGCCCGATTTCAACCTGCCGGTCCTGGGCGGCGGCGAGGCCAGTCTATCCGCCTTGAAAGGGAAGGTGGTCGTGGTGAACTTCTGGGCCACCTGGTGCCCGCCCTGTCTCGTGGAAATGCCGATGCTGAACGGACTTTACGAGACTTACCGGGAACAGGGGGTCGAGGTACTCGGACTTTCCCTCGACGAAGAGGGGCTTCCCATCACGAAACCCTTCGTAGACAAGCTGAGCGTATCCTATCCCATCGTGGAAGCGGACCGGAAGACCTACCAGGCGTACGGCAACGTGCTTACCATACCCCACACCTTCGTGATTGATCGCGAAGGCACCGTCACGAAACGGTTCGTCAACAACCAGACGAAAGACGCGTTCGAGGCCGCGATTAAGGCCGCGCTGGCAAAGAAGTAG
- a CDS encoding mandelate racemase/muconate lactonizing enzyme family protein: MKITALKTHAVHVNHRGDWTFLAVHTDEGITGYGEVNPGGARSGSVDFLQQVEPVLAGRDPGAIERILAELLPSPVDRSKVMALSALDQALWDIKGKVLGVPVADVIGGRCRDEIPLYANINRATTERTPAGFARNAAAAVADGFDAVKLAPFDGMPAGIDRASDAREGIACMEAVRAAIGPDVSLLIDCHSHFTARGGCEVFDALRDLDLYWYEEPVPDEDHEGYRAIKDHIDVPLAGGESLMYREGFWPVLDQGLMDVIMPDVTIVGGLWELKKVAAMAEGRGVPTAPHGPFGPLTIAAGVQAMAAHPGFQILEYAWGEVPWRHELIEPPERIQGGRIRVSDRPGLGVSLNMEAIETHRADRDRKAVP, translated from the coding sequence ATGAAGATAACCGCCCTGAAGACCCACGCCGTCCACGTGAACCACCGGGGAGACTGGACGTTCCTGGCGGTGCACACCGACGAAGGGATCACCGGCTATGGCGAGGTGAATCCCGGCGGCGCACGGTCCGGAAGCGTGGACTTCCTGCAGCAGGTCGAACCCGTGCTGGCCGGCCGCGATCCCGGCGCCATCGAACGCATCCTGGCCGAACTTCTCCCTTCGCCCGTCGACCGGTCGAAAGTGATGGCACTGAGTGCCCTGGACCAGGCCCTGTGGGACATCAAGGGGAAGGTCCTGGGCGTGCCGGTCGCCGACGTCATCGGAGGCCGCTGCCGCGATGAGATCCCCCTCTACGCCAACATCAACCGGGCCACCACCGAACGGACGCCCGCGGGATTCGCCCGGAACGCGGCCGCCGCGGTCGCGGATGGATTCGACGCCGTGAAGCTCGCGCCCTTCGACGGGATGCCTGCCGGCATCGACCGGGCTTCGGACGCCCGGGAGGGCATCGCCTGCATGGAAGCGGTGCGCGCCGCGATCGGTCCGGACGTGTCCCTGCTGATCGACTGCCACAGCCACTTCACCGCCCGGGGCGGGTGCGAGGTCTTCGATGCGCTCAGGGACCTGGACCTGTACTGGTACGAGGAACCCGTGCCCGACGAAGACCACGAGGGATACCGGGCCATCAAGGACCATATCGACGTACCGCTGGCCGGCGGCGAAAGCCTGATGTACCGTGAGGGGTTCTGGCCCGTCCTGGACCAGGGGCTGATGGACGTGATCATGCCGGACGTAACGATCGTGGGTGGGCTATGGGAACTGAAGAAGGTCGCCGCCATGGCGGAGGGCCGGGGGGTTCCCACCGCGCCACACGGTCCCTTCGGGCCGCTGACCATCGCGGCGGGCGTGCAGGCCATGGCCGCCCATCCCGGCTTTCAGATCCTGGAATACGCCTGGGGAGAAGTGCCGTGGAGACACGAACTCATCGAACCGCCGGAAAGGATCCAAGGCGGACGGATCCGTGTATCCGACCGGCCCGGCCTGGGTGTCTCGCTGAACATGGAGGCAATTGAAACCCACAGGGCGGACCGGGACCGGAAGGCGGTCCCTTAG
- a CDS encoding SDR family oxidoreductase yields the protein MSAQRVAVITGAGRGMGAAIARNLASQDYAVALLSPSGAAESLASELGGIGVTGSVTDEADLQKLVDLTMDAHGRIDGVVNSTGHPPKGSLLDIPDEDWHEGLDIVFLNVVRMARLVTPIMVDQGGGSIVNISTYAAFEPEHYFPVSTAFRAALASYTKIYADNHAGDNIRMNNILPGFINSLPESEAFKSRIPMGRYGTVEEIAETAAFLLSPGSGYITGQNLRVDGGITRSV from the coding sequence ATGAGTGCGCAACGTGTAGCGGTCATTACGGGTGCGGGACGCGGCATGGGGGCGGCCATCGCGAGGAACCTGGCCAGCCAGGATTATGCGGTCGCGCTGCTGTCTCCGTCCGGTGCGGCGGAATCACTGGCCAGTGAGCTGGGCGGAATCGGCGTGACGGGTTCCGTCACGGACGAAGCCGACCTGCAGAAACTTGTCGATCTAACCATGGACGCCCACGGCCGCATCGACGGCGTCGTCAACAGCACCGGGCATCCGCCCAAGGGCAGTCTCCTGGACATTCCGGACGAAGATTGGCACGAGGGACTGGACATCGTGTTTCTTAACGTGGTGCGCATGGCGCGCCTCGTCACCCCGATCATGGTGGACCAGGGCGGTGGATCGATCGTGAACATCTCGACCTACGCCGCCTTCGAACCGGAGCATTACTTTCCCGTATCGACCGCTTTTCGGGCGGCCCTGGCGAGTTATACGAAGATCTACGCCGACAACCACGCAGGCGACAACATCCGGATGAACAACATCCTGCCGGGGTTCATCAACAGTCTCCCGGAATCGGAGGCCTTCAAGTCACGCATTCCCATGGGACGCTACGGCACCGTGGAAGAGATCGCTGAAACGGCCGCTTTCCTGCTGTCGCCCGGATCCGGTTATATCACCGGGCAGAACCTGCGCGTCGACGGGGGCATCACGCGGTCAGTCTGA